The proteins below come from a single Arthrobacter sp. zg-Y1171 genomic window:
- a CDS encoding sugar ABC transporter substrate-binding protein → MKTSPRHLLGLLAVPALVLSLAACGDDAGTASDAAETGSSSVDTAALETMLTDFQKPLEEEVPTESAAIAKDKSIVVIPCTYSSEACARGADAAMEAAESLGWETRMIDPAGNPEKARQAIDQAIQLGADGIIFTAAVGDQIDASLKQAREAGIFLVNSMSPADDRFDVEVVPDEEVSGKMMAAAIAQDSGGDAKILLTTDPAFPSITARTEAFEKWLPELCSGCEIVETIETQMSQLQSGLPPQIQATLTANPDIDYIWTHTGAAVVSTQATVERSANGEKIKMVSYDGNSANLNLIKDGKSQFADVIKPMEHTGYLSVHEMNNLFANGASGHQIIEMPKRMVLQETLPELPWTGDSDWKSAFTALWENAG, encoded by the coding sequence ATGAAAACCTCTCCCCGCCACCTGCTCGGGCTGCTCGCTGTCCCGGCACTGGTCCTGTCCCTTGCCGCCTGCGGTGACGATGCCGGCACTGCGTCCGACGCCGCCGAGACCGGTTCCTCGTCCGTGGACACAGCGGCGCTCGAGACCATGCTCACCGACTTCCAGAAGCCCCTCGAAGAAGAGGTACCGACGGAGTCCGCGGCCATCGCGAAAGACAAGAGCATCGTGGTCATTCCCTGCACCTATTCGTCGGAAGCCTGCGCCCGCGGAGCCGACGCTGCCATGGAAGCGGCTGAATCCCTTGGCTGGGAAACCCGCATGATCGATCCGGCCGGCAATCCGGAAAAAGCCCGCCAGGCCATCGACCAGGCGATCCAGCTCGGTGCCGACGGCATCATCTTCACCGCCGCCGTAGGTGACCAGATCGATGCTTCGCTGAAGCAGGCCCGGGAAGCCGGCATTTTCCTGGTCAACAGCATGTCCCCTGCCGATGACCGCTTCGATGTCGAGGTTGTGCCGGATGAGGAGGTCTCGGGCAAGATGATGGCTGCTGCCATCGCCCAGGACAGCGGCGGAGACGCGAAGATCCTGCTCACCACCGACCCGGCTTTCCCGTCCATCACGGCGCGCACCGAGGCGTTCGAGAAGTGGCTCCCCGAGCTTTGCTCCGGCTGCGAGATCGTCGAGACCATCGAAACGCAGATGTCCCAGCTGCAGTCCGGACTGCCGCCGCAGATCCAGGCCACCCTGACCGCCAACCCGGACATCGACTACATCTGGACCCACACCGGTGCCGCCGTCGTCTCCACCCAGGCCACCGTGGAGCGTAGTGCCAACGGCGAGAAGATCAAGATGGTCTCCTACGACGGCAACTCCGCCAACCTGAACCTGATCAAGGACGGCAAGAGCCAGTTCGCGGACGTCATCAAGCCGATGGAGCACACGGGCTACCTGTCCGTGCATGAGATGAACAATCTCTTCGCCAACGGTGCCAGCGGGCACCAGATCATCGAAATGCCCAAACGCATGGTGCTGCAGGAGACCCTGCCCGAGCTGCCGTGGACGGGTGACTCCGACTGGAAGTCAGCCTTCACGGCTCTGTGGGAGAACGCGGGCTAG
- a CDS encoding sugar ABC transporter ATP-binding protein, translated as MEHTAALSIRGISKTFTGQRALDGVSLDIQTGKVTALLGMNGSGKSTLIKILAGVYAPDPGGSLSVRGKDLQLPLTPAAAHAAGLRFLHQDLGLVDALTIADNFALSDGFFTRTAFSPVKLRKEHAHVAATLELLGIDEHPGRLVGDLTPSTRTMVGIARAFQHRSGSVDDGAPADVDALRRNILILDEPTASLPAHEADRVLALLDMLRGHGGTAVYVSHRIEEVRRIADNVAVLRDGLLVADEPLGERDAAAVVSLVIGRELESPAVRSAEEREGPVLLSTRALSGPRLDGIDLDVHAGEIVGVTGLVGCGRSELVRLIAGAQQPSAGSMTLAGKPYAPDSPAAAITTGVACVPQNRRRDGVVLDLGVGENLTLGRLRRYTRGPVINRAAEKAAAEDLSRRFLVKTASLAAPVRSLSGGNQQKVVVARAASGTPLLLLLDEPSQGVDALARQEISRLLKELADDGVAVLVASTDYDDFVGLADRVVVLDRGRIAAELSGPEITEDGIALACQTGAPA; from the coding sequence ATGGAGCACACCGCAGCCCTGAGCATCCGCGGAATCAGCAAGACCTTTACCGGACAACGGGCCCTCGACGGCGTCAGCCTCGACATCCAGACCGGCAAAGTGACCGCACTGTTGGGCATGAACGGCTCCGGAAAGTCGACGCTGATCAAGATCCTGGCCGGGGTCTACGCGCCGGATCCGGGCGGAAGCCTTTCGGTCCGCGGCAAGGACCTGCAACTGCCGCTTACACCCGCGGCCGCACACGCCGCAGGCCTGCGCTTCCTTCACCAGGACCTGGGGCTCGTGGACGCGCTGACCATCGCCGACAACTTTGCGCTTTCCGACGGGTTCTTTACCCGCACCGCTTTTTCCCCGGTGAAGCTCCGGAAGGAACACGCCCACGTGGCAGCCACGTTGGAACTTCTGGGCATCGACGAACATCCCGGCAGGCTGGTCGGTGACCTCACCCCCTCCACCCGCACCATGGTGGGGATCGCCCGTGCCTTCCAGCACCGCTCCGGCAGCGTCGACGACGGCGCCCCCGCCGACGTCGACGCGCTCCGCCGCAACATCCTGATCCTGGACGAGCCCACCGCCTCGCTGCCCGCGCACGAGGCAGACCGCGTGCTGGCCCTGTTGGACATGCTGCGCGGCCACGGCGGAACCGCCGTCTATGTCAGCCACCGGATCGAGGAGGTCCGCCGCATCGCGGACAACGTCGCCGTGCTCCGCGACGGCCTGCTCGTTGCGGACGAGCCGCTGGGCGAACGTGACGCTGCCGCGGTCGTTTCCCTGGTCATCGGCCGCGAATTGGAGTCCCCCGCCGTCCGCAGCGCCGAGGAACGCGAAGGCCCGGTGCTGCTGAGCACCCGTGCACTCAGCGGACCCCGGCTGGACGGCATCGACCTCGATGTGCACGCCGGCGAGATCGTGGGGGTTACGGGCCTGGTCGGCTGCGGCCGCAGCGAACTGGTCCGCCTGATCGCCGGTGCCCAACAGCCCTCCGCCGGGTCCATGACCTTGGCCGGCAAGCCGTACGCACCGGATTCCCCTGCAGCCGCAATCACGACAGGGGTGGCCTGCGTTCCGCAAAACCGCCGGCGGGACGGCGTCGTCCTGGACCTGGGGGTCGGGGAAAACCTGACGCTCGGGCGCCTCCGCCGGTATACCCGCGGACCGGTCATAAACCGCGCTGCGGAGAAGGCCGCCGCGGAGGACCTCTCCCGCCGCTTCCTGGTGAAGACCGCGTCCCTCGCCGCACCTGTGCGCAGCCTCTCCGGCGGCAACCAGCAGAAAGTGGTTGTCGCACGCGCAGCGAGCGGCACGCCGTTGCTGCTGCTGCTGGATGAACCCTCCCAGGGCGTTGACGCACTGGCCCGGCAGGAGATCAGCCGGCTGCTCAAGGAACTTGCCGACGACGGCGTGGCGGTCCTGGTTGCCAGCACCGACTACGACGACTTCGTCGGCCTGGCCGACCGCGTGGTGGTCCTGGACCGCGGCCGGATCGCCGCGGAGCTCTCCGGGCCGGAAATCACCGAGGACGGAATCGCCCTCGCCTGCCAGACCGGCGCACCGGCTTAG
- a CDS encoding GtrA family protein, protein MAETSKVRAIVRRLGSFSAVGAVAFVVDVVLFNILSATLVPDSPIAAKTISVAAATTVSWLGSRYVTFRKLRTRSIRSETLLFALTNLVGLLISTGCLFISHYVLDFRSTFADNISGNVVGIGLGNIFRYFAYRYVVFNGPSDRAGQPEPEPENTRSV, encoded by the coding sequence ATGGCAGAAACCAGCAAGGTGCGCGCAATCGTCCGCCGTCTGGGCTCGTTTTCAGCAGTGGGCGCCGTCGCCTTCGTGGTTGACGTAGTCCTGTTCAATATTCTCTCTGCCACCCTCGTGCCGGACAGCCCCATCGCCGCCAAGACCATCTCGGTAGCGGCGGCCACCACCGTTTCGTGGCTGGGCAGCCGTTACGTGACCTTCCGGAAGCTGCGCACCCGGAGCATCCGCAGTGAAACGCTGCTTTTCGCCCTGACCAATCTGGTGGGGCTGCTTATTTCCACCGGCTGCCTGTTCATCTCCCACTACGTGCTGGATTTCCGCAGCACCTTTGCGGACAACATTTCGGGCAACGTGGTGGGCATCGGCCTGGGCAATATCTTCCGCTACTTCGCGTACCGGTATGTGGTGTTCAACGGTCCCAGCGACCGCGCGGGGCAACCGGAACCGGAACCGGAAAACACCCGCTCGGTCTAG
- a CDS encoding alpha/beta fold hydrolase: MKTDIRTRNNVRVLGRADGPVLLFAHGFGCDQGMWSRVLPRFTDEYKVVLFDHVGAGGSDLAAYTPAKYATLDGYVADVLELCEDLDLQDVTFIGHSVSAMMAIAAGATAAERLARIVLVAPSPSYMDYPEDGYEGGFSRADLDDLLESLDTNYLVWAATMAPVIMGNPAAPALGAELEGSFCRVNPGIARQFARVAFLSDVRSLLPRVSVPALIMQASADLLAPDHVGRYLQEHLPQSTLVQMEATGHLPHVSAPEETADIILAYLQQAK; this comes from the coding sequence ATGAAGACAGATATCCGCACCCGGAACAATGTTCGCGTCCTGGGACGAGCGGACGGACCGGTACTGCTTTTCGCCCACGGTTTCGGCTGCGACCAGGGCATGTGGTCCCGGGTACTGCCGCGTTTCACCGATGAATACAAAGTGGTTCTCTTCGACCACGTCGGTGCCGGCGGTTCCGATCTCGCCGCCTACACCCCGGCCAAGTACGCCACCTTGGACGGCTACGTCGCCGATGTCCTGGAACTGTGCGAAGACCTGGACCTGCAGGACGTCACCTTCATCGGCCACAGCGTCAGCGCCATGATGGCCATTGCCGCCGGCGCCACCGCCGCCGAGCGCCTTGCCCGCATCGTCCTGGTTGCACCGTCACCCAGCTACATGGACTACCCCGAGGACGGCTACGAAGGCGGCTTCAGCCGCGCCGACCTCGATGACCTCCTCGAATCCCTGGACACCAATTACCTCGTCTGGGCCGCCACCATGGCGCCGGTGATCATGGGCAACCCGGCAGCTCCGGCTTTGGGCGCCGAACTCGAAGGCAGTTTCTGCCGGGTCAACCCGGGCATTGCCCGCCAGTTTGCCCGCGTGGCTTTCCTGAGCGACGTCCGCAGCCTGCTGCCCCGGGTCTCAGTCCCCGCGCTGATCATGCAGGCCTCCGCGGACCTGCTCGCCCCGGACCATGTGGGCCGCTACCTGCAGGAACACCTCCCGCAAAGCACGCTGGTGCAGATGGAAGCCACCGGCCACCTCCCCCATGTCAGCGCTCCCGAGGAAACCGCGGACATCATCCTCGCCTACCTGCAACAGGCAAAGTAG
- a CDS encoding ABC transporter permease, which translates to MNLRLNPGILMKNYGIVVFLVLMIAVFALLMPDTFATSGNFRQILADQAVPGILALAVILPLAAGEFDLSVGANLGICTITGIVLAGTGLPLPLILLATLALGMLIGAINAFMTIVVGVNAFIATLGMATILAGLNLLLTNSTLITHSSDAFSALTGLRLPGGLQVVVFYFLAAALILWFVLERTPFGRYLRATGLGRDAAELSGVRTKRYLAAAFIGAGLLGGLAGTLQASRAGNATPDLGPEFLLPAYAAAFLGATAIRAGYFNVWGTVTGVYLLAVGANGLVILGAKTWVTNVFNGVALLIAVSAATLVQRRKTRAVRPASAAAGSTPAETPPGQGASTPA; encoded by the coding sequence GTGAACCTCCGCCTCAACCCCGGCATCCTCATGAAGAACTACGGCATCGTGGTCTTCCTGGTACTGATGATCGCCGTCTTCGCGCTGCTTATGCCGGATACCTTCGCGACGTCCGGCAACTTCCGGCAAATCCTCGCCGACCAGGCGGTCCCGGGCATCCTGGCACTGGCCGTCATCCTGCCGCTGGCCGCCGGAGAGTTCGATCTTTCCGTGGGTGCCAACCTCGGTATCTGCACCATCACCGGAATAGTCCTGGCCGGTACCGGCCTGCCGCTGCCGCTGATCCTGCTCGCCACGCTTGCCCTGGGAATGCTGATCGGCGCCATCAACGCGTTCATGACCATCGTCGTCGGCGTCAACGCCTTTATTGCGACCTTGGGCATGGCCACCATCCTGGCCGGTTTGAACCTGCTGCTGACCAATTCCACGCTGATCACCCATTCCTCGGATGCGTTCTCGGCCCTGACCGGGCTCCGCCTGCCCGGCGGGCTGCAGGTAGTTGTGTTCTATTTCCTCGCCGCGGCCCTCATCCTCTGGTTTGTCCTGGAACGCACTCCCTTCGGCCGATACCTGCGGGCCACCGGTTTGGGGCGCGACGCCGCCGAACTGTCCGGGGTGCGCACCAAGAGATACCTGGCCGCGGCCTTCATCGGCGCCGGACTGCTCGGCGGACTTGCCGGAACGCTGCAGGCTTCCCGCGCTGGAAATGCGACGCCGGACCTTGGCCCGGAATTCCTGCTGCCGGCCTACGCCGCTGCGTTCCTGGGCGCCACGGCCATCCGTGCCGGCTACTTCAACGTCTGGGGCACTGTAACGGGCGTGTACCTGCTTGCCGTCGGAGCCAACGGGCTGGTCATCCTGGGCGCCAAGACCTGGGTTACGAACGTCTTCAACGGGGTAGCTTTGCTGATCGCCGTCTCAGCCGCCACGCTGGTGCAGCGCCGCAAGACGCGGGCCGTGCGTCCGGCCTCTGCGGCAGCGGGTTCCACCCCGGCAGAAACACCACCCGGTCAAGGTGCCTCCACCCCGGCCTGA
- a CDS encoding ATP-binding protein — MDLDFRLDYRALSQTAPAGYFITLADGTVVDANGTAQKWIGKALEDVRGTSFLKLLPVGDRIVYTTHAMPQLALNAAFAELAVDLLGPDGQRIPVLLSATRSPAAGGRPALDQVVAFYAHERRLYERDLISALRTAEDAEAARAEAEASLTAQAVVLQEKDVVLQASLMESLRKESMLETILNTIRVGVAVIDEDGRRILTNSRQQLHERLAAPSFTTRPTEAEMYIFGPDRTTPIPVDQRPVKRAALGQSFSDQLVWYGNGEEQKALSVSARSVKGDDDAFRGSVIAYSDVTGLVNAVAAKDDFVANVSHELRTPLTSIMGYLELALDEEDAIPAYVASSLKVAQRNSEKLLHLVSDLLTAAAGSANVQQEVTDLSELVRSGITSAAPRAEINAVTIVAEVPETLPAMVDPKRISQVLDNLLSNAVKYSPDGGRVTVSAWRAETGATVLRVADSGIGMTEAEQAEVFTKFFRSGTARRAQIPGVGLGLVITKRIVEEHGGTIAMESQAGKGTVFTVTLP; from the coding sequence ATGGACCTGGATTTCCGGCTTGACTACCGCGCCCTGTCCCAAACCGCTCCGGCCGGGTACTTCATCACCCTGGCGGACGGTACCGTGGTGGACGCCAACGGCACGGCGCAGAAATGGATCGGCAAGGCGTTGGAGGACGTCCGCGGCACCAGCTTCCTGAAGCTGCTGCCCGTGGGTGACCGGATTGTCTACACCACGCACGCCATGCCGCAGTTGGCCTTGAACGCCGCGTTTGCCGAACTCGCCGTCGACCTCCTGGGACCCGACGGCCAGCGCATCCCGGTCCTGCTCTCCGCCACCCGTTCCCCCGCGGCCGGCGGGAGGCCCGCCCTTGACCAGGTGGTTGCCTTCTATGCGCACGAGCGCCGACTGTACGAGCGTGACCTCATTTCGGCCCTGCGCACCGCCGAGGACGCCGAGGCCGCCCGTGCCGAGGCCGAGGCCAGCCTCACCGCCCAGGCAGTGGTGCTGCAGGAAAAGGATGTGGTGCTGCAGGCCTCTCTGATGGAAAGCCTGCGCAAGGAGTCGATGCTGGAAACCATCCTGAACACCATCCGGGTGGGCGTGGCGGTCATTGACGAGGACGGCCGCCGCATCCTTACCAATTCCCGCCAGCAGCTCCACGAGCGCCTCGCGGCCCCGTCCTTCACCACCCGCCCCACCGAAGCGGAGATGTACATTTTCGGGCCGGACCGCACCACACCGATCCCCGTGGACCAGCGCCCGGTGAAGCGGGCAGCCCTCGGCCAGTCCTTCTCGGACCAACTCGTCTGGTACGGGAACGGTGAGGAGCAGAAGGCGCTGAGCGTCTCGGCCCGCTCCGTCAAGGGCGACGACGACGCCTTCCGCGGTTCCGTGATCGCCTACAGCGACGTCACCGGCCTGGTGAACGCCGTGGCGGCGAAGGACGACTTCGTGGCGAATGTGTCCCATGAGCTGCGCACCCCGCTGACCTCGATCATGGGCTACCTGGAACTGGCGCTGGACGAAGAAGATGCCATCCCGGCGTATGTGGCCTCCTCGCTGAAGGTGGCGCAGCGGAATTCCGAGAAGCTCCTGCACCTGGTCTCGGACCTGCTGACCGCCGCGGCCGGCTCCGCCAATGTCCAGCAGGAAGTCACGGACCTCAGCGAACTGGTCCGCTCCGGCATCACCTCCGCCGCACCGCGTGCCGAAATCAACGCGGTGACCATCGTTGCCGAGGTTCCCGAGACCCTGCCGGCCATGGTCGATCCCAAGCGCATTTCCCAGGTGCTGGACAACCTGCTCTCCAACGCGGTGAAGTACTCGCCCGACGGCGGCCGGGTGACGGTCAGCGCCTGGCGCGCCGAAACCGGTGCCACCGTCCTTCGGGTAGCGGACTCCGGCATCGGCATGACCGAGGCCGAGCAGGCGGAGGTCTTCACTAAGTTCTTCCGCTCCGGCACCGCACGCCGGGCGCAGATCCCCGGCGTCGGGCTGGGACTGGTAATCACCAAGCGGATTGTGGAAGAGCACGGGGGCACCATCGCCATGGAAAGCCAGGCAGGCAAGGGCACTGTCTTTACGGTCACACTGCCCTGA
- a CDS encoding dihydrofolate reductase family protein, with translation MPKVIYYVASSLDGFIATDDNRLDWLLQFGFEAFQDHYDRFMADVGAVVMGAETYRWVRAEQPDSWEYAQPCWVLTHGEESGPAEGDVRFASGDVREVLREARDAAGEGNIWVVGGGNVAAQFAEAGLLDELWVTYMPVALGSGRRLLPVAGPTAPMRLIASTQFNGGAAELRYAVAQVP, from the coding sequence ATGCCCAAGGTCATCTATTACGTCGCGTCCTCCCTTGACGGTTTTATTGCCACCGATGACAACCGTTTGGACTGGCTGCTCCAGTTCGGTTTCGAGGCGTTCCAGGACCACTACGACCGGTTTATGGCCGACGTCGGCGCGGTGGTCATGGGGGCGGAAACCTACCGCTGGGTCCGGGCGGAGCAACCGGACAGCTGGGAGTACGCCCAGCCGTGCTGGGTGCTGACGCACGGGGAAGAGTCCGGCCCGGCGGAGGGGGACGTCCGGTTTGCCTCCGGCGACGTCCGCGAGGTGCTCCGGGAGGCTCGGGACGCGGCGGGAGAAGGGAACATCTGGGTGGTGGGCGGCGGCAATGTGGCGGCACAGTTCGCCGAGGCCGGGCTGCTGGACGAACTGTGGGTCACCTACATGCCGGTGGCATTGGGCAGCGGGCGGCGCCTGCTTCCGGTGGCCGGCCCCACCGCACCCATGCGGCTGATCGCCAGCACGCAGTTCAACGGCGGCGCTGCCGAGCTCCGCTATGCCGTGGCGCAAGTGCCGTAA
- a CDS encoding benzaldehyde dehydrogenase — translation MSILATSAWHGKIHTDSWTAGSGGVIDVVEPSTGLVLGAVGAADRADALAAATRAAAAQQAWAQTKPEERAAVLRRAGMLFEDHAKEIQGWIIRETGGIEAKAALETHIAANECFEAAALPAHPAGEVLTSNENRWSFARRRAAGVVSVISPFNFPLILSIRSVAPALALGNAVLLKPDPRTSVSGGVSIMRIFELAGLPAGVLQLLPGGADVGQALVEAPEVRIISFTGSTAAGRKVGETAGRLLKRAHLELGGNNALIVLPGADIELAASAGAFGSFMHQGQICMTTGRHLVHESLLEEYIDRLSAKARALPVGDPHTGSVALGPIIDERQRDNIDRLVRAAKDAGARIAAGGNYEGLFYQPTVLTELTPDNPAWTEEIFGPVAPVLGFSTVDEAVELANASEYGLSVGVLGEVGLAMEVADRMISGKVHINEQTVSDEANSPFGGMGASGTGSRFGGAGANIEAFTETQWLTMRPGIAGYPF, via the coding sequence ATGTCCATCCTCGCCACATCCGCCTGGCACGGAAAAATCCACACCGATTCCTGGACGGCCGGGTCCGGCGGCGTTATCGACGTCGTCGAACCCTCCACCGGGCTTGTCCTGGGTGCCGTTGGGGCAGCGGACCGCGCCGATGCCCTTGCCGCCGCAACCCGGGCGGCTGCCGCGCAGCAGGCATGGGCACAGACCAAGCCGGAGGAGCGTGCCGCGGTGCTGCGGCGGGCGGGGATGCTTTTCGAGGACCACGCCAAGGAGATCCAAGGATGGATCATTCGCGAAACCGGCGGAATCGAGGCAAAGGCGGCGCTGGAGACCCACATTGCCGCCAACGAATGTTTCGAAGCGGCTGCGCTTCCCGCCCACCCTGCCGGGGAAGTGCTGACCTCCAATGAAAACCGCTGGTCCTTCGCGCGGCGCCGGGCTGCCGGCGTCGTTTCGGTGATTTCCCCCTTCAACTTCCCCCTGATCCTCTCCATCCGGTCGGTGGCGCCGGCCCTGGCGCTCGGCAACGCCGTACTGCTGAAGCCGGACCCCCGCACCAGCGTCTCCGGCGGCGTGTCCATCATGCGCATCTTCGAACTGGCCGGCCTTCCTGCCGGCGTCCTGCAGCTGCTCCCCGGGGGTGCCGACGTTGGGCAGGCCCTGGTGGAAGCGCCGGAGGTACGCATCATCTCCTTCACGGGTTCCACGGCGGCCGGGCGCAAGGTCGGCGAGACTGCGGGCCGCCTGCTCAAGCGCGCCCACCTGGAGCTGGGCGGCAACAACGCCTTGATCGTGCTGCCCGGCGCCGACATTGAACTGGCCGCGTCTGCCGGCGCCTTCGGTTCCTTCATGCACCAGGGACAGATCTGCATGACCACCGGACGCCACCTGGTCCACGAATCCCTGCTGGAGGAGTACATCGACAGGCTCTCGGCCAAAGCCAGGGCGCTGCCGGTCGGTGATCCGCACACCGGCAGCGTGGCGCTGGGCCCGATCATCGACGAGCGCCAGCGCGACAACATTGATCGCCTGGTACGGGCGGCCAAGGACGCCGGTGCCCGGATTGCGGCAGGTGGAAACTATGAGGGCCTCTTCTACCAGCCCACTGTCTTGACGGAGCTGACGCCGGACAACCCCGCCTGGACGGAGGAGATCTTCGGTCCGGTGGCCCCCGTGCTGGGGTTCTCGACCGTCGATGAGGCGGTCGAGCTGGCCAATGCCTCCGAATACGGCCTTTCCGTGGGCGTACTGGGTGAGGTGGGGTTGGCGATGGAGGTGGCAGACCGCATGATCTCGGGAAAAGTGCACATTAACGAACAAACCGTCTCCGATGAAGCCAATTCACCGTTCGGCGGGATGGGCGCCTCCGGCACGGGTTCCCGTTTCGGCGGGGCGGGCGCCAACATCGAAGCGTTTACCGAAACGCAGTGGCTGACCATGCGGCCCGGAATTGCCGGATATCCCTTCTAG